The Saccopteryx leptura isolate mSacLep1 chromosome 2, mSacLep1_pri_phased_curated, whole genome shotgun sequence genome has a window encoding:
- the MYL2 gene encoding myosin regulatory light chain 2, ventricular/cardiac muscle isoform, with product MAPKKAKKRIEGANSNVFSMFEQTQIQEFKEAFTIMDQNRDGFIDKNDLRDTFAALGRMNVNNEEIDDMIKEAPGPINFTVFLTMFGEKLKGADPEETILNAFKVFDPEGKGVLKAEYVKEMLTTQAERFTKDEIDQMFAAFPPDVTGNLDYKNLVHIITHGEEKD from the exons ATG GCACCCAAGAAAGCCAAGAAGAGAATAGAGGGCGCCAATTCCAACGTGTTCTCCATGTTTGAACAGACTCAGATCCAGGAGTTTAAGGAG GCCTTCACCATCATGGACCAGAACAGGGATGGCTTCATCGACAAGAACGATCTGAGGGACACCTTTGCTGCTCTTG GGCGCATGAATGTGAATAATGAGGAAATCGATGACATGATAAAGGAAGCTCCAGGTCCCATTAACTTTACGGTGTTCCTGACAATGTTCGGGGAGAAACTAAAGG GGGCAGACCCTGAGGAGACCATTCTCAACGCGTTCAAAGTGTTTGACCCCGAAGGCAAAGGGGTGCTCAAGGCTGAATA CGTTAAGGAGATGCTGACCACGCAGGCAGAGAGATTCACCAAGGACGAG ATTGATCAGATGTTTGCTGCCTTCCCCCCGGATGTGACTGGTAACTTGGACTATAAGAACCTGGTGCACATCATCACCCACGGAGAAGAAAAGGACTGA